One window of Burkholderia vietnamiensis LMG 10929 genomic DNA carries:
- a CDS encoding ABC transporter substrate-binding protein codes for MTLPALLRRAAAGALLLGCAAAHADLKVGVDLSSTGPAAAIGITSKNAILMWPKTIAGQPVQLTVLDDASDPGAAVRNIRKLVDEDHVDVVVGPNITPAALAALDAVAASQTPMITLVGSGAVVEPQEGARTWAFKMAQSDSAMADVMTRYMANHGVKTVGFIGFADSYGDSWLNEFTRFAEIRKIRVIATERFNRTDASVTGQALKLIAAKPDAVLIAGSGTPAVLPQRTLIERGYKGAIYQTHGIATPEFIRLGGKDVEGTLFPTQPVVVARTLPADDPARKAALAFVDAYEARYGAGTVTQFAGDAAGVYPRLADAVGRALKAAQPGTPAFRTALRRELERAHELVVPNGVVNTSDKDHVGLDQRASVMGIVKQGRFVYLSR; via the coding sequence ATGACGCTTCCCGCCCTGTTGCGCCGCGCCGCTGCCGGCGCCCTGTTGCTCGGCTGCGCGGCCGCGCATGCCGACCTGAAGGTCGGCGTCGACCTGTCGTCGACCGGCCCGGCCGCCGCGATCGGCATCACCAGCAAGAACGCGATCCTGATGTGGCCGAAGACGATCGCCGGCCAGCCGGTGCAGCTGACGGTGCTCGACGATGCGTCCGATCCGGGCGCGGCCGTGCGCAATATTCGCAAGCTGGTCGACGAGGATCACGTCGACGTCGTGGTCGGGCCGAACATCACACCGGCCGCGCTTGCGGCGCTGGACGCGGTGGCCGCGTCGCAAACGCCGATGATCACGCTGGTCGGCTCGGGCGCGGTCGTCGAGCCGCAGGAAGGCGCGCGCACCTGGGCGTTCAAGATGGCGCAGAGCGACAGCGCGATGGCCGACGTGATGACGCGCTACATGGCCAATCACGGCGTGAAGACGGTCGGCTTCATCGGCTTCGCGGACAGCTATGGCGACAGCTGGCTGAACGAGTTCACGCGCTTCGCCGAGATCCGCAAGATCCGCGTGATCGCGACCGAGCGCTTCAACCGGACCGACGCGAGCGTGACCGGGCAGGCGCTGAAGCTGATCGCGGCGAAGCCCGATGCCGTCCTGATCGCGGGCTCGGGCACGCCGGCCGTGCTGCCGCAGCGCACGCTGATCGAGCGCGGCTACAAGGGCGCGATCTACCAGACGCACGGAATCGCGACGCCGGAATTCATCCGGCTCGGCGGCAAGGACGTGGAAGGCACGCTGTTCCCGACGCAGCCGGTCGTCGTCGCCCGCACGTTGCCGGCCGACGACCCGGCGCGCAAGGCGGCGCTGGCGTTCGTCGATGCATATGAAGCGCGCTACGGCGCGGGCACGGTCACGCAGTTCGCGGGCGACGCGGCCGGCGTGTATCCGCGCCTCGCGGACGCGGTCGGCCGCGCGCTGAAGGCGGCGCAGCCGGGCACGCCGGCGTTCCGGACGGCGCTGCGGCGCGAACTCGAACGGGCGCACGAGCTGGTCGTGCCGAACGGCGTCGTCAACACGAGCGACAAGGACCACGTCGGACTCGATCAGCGCGCGAGCGTGATGGGGATCGTGAAACAGGGCCGGTTCGTCTACCTGAGCCGGTAA